The region CTACAGGAAGGTAGGGTATGTGCCAGCACACAAGGGGCAAACAGGCCCATGAGGTAGAGGTGGGGAGGCCTGGCTGTATGGGCGCAGGAAAGGGTATCTGGGCTGTCTGGTAATGACCCAGTTTCTCCTGCTCTTCAAAGACCGAACTGAGAGGGCTGGGGAGTGCAACAGTTCATCTAAATGCTATGAAAGCCTCCAGGCAGCCAGGAGTTTTTCTAAAGCACCGTTCTCTAAAGCAGCGCGTTTCACTGGTCACCAAgggctttcccctccccttcagctgAGCCAAGCAAccctcttgtattctgtttaaCCCACACTGCTTCTGAATGAGAGCAATTGCCCCAAACTCCAACTTTCATAGTAAATTTAACTTTCAAAAAAGTGTGGGTGAGAAGCTGGCATGGCAGCGGGCACTACgctcagtactctggaggcagaggcaggagtttgaggccagcctgggctagcgAGCAAGTTCCAGGTCGCCTGGGATGAGGACAGCCCTTTTCAGTAGAAAGAAAACCCTTTCTACTGAATGGGCGTTTCCAGTCGCAGGACACAAGTTGAGTCGATTACTGACTCACAACGAAGTATGGAAAATATAAATGTgatgttttttccctttttattgccTTTGGGCctcacgccccccccccacctcacctcTAGGATAACTCTTCTAGGAGGAGACTTGTGCCTGAAGCTGGATGCCAGGGCTGAGGAAGCAGGGGTGAACTGTGTGGTTCTACTCAGAGCATCTGGTGCACAGCTTCTGGACATTTGCTCCGAGAACGAGGCTCAAAGCCTGCCATGGATCACTAGCTTGAAGGTATCGATTGGCAAACGCTTCCCTGCAAATATAAGTCAGTCCCTCTACCTGTggttaataaaaggaaaaaaaaaaggtactcaAAGACAGCTTTGTTGTGTGGAAAGAAAGCCAATTCCACTTTAATGAACTTAAGAACTCATCCATGATATATTAGGCCAGGCGCTGGTAAGGGCTGCCCGGTCTCGGGAGCAGGTAGCCAGAGGCTACCACTACCAGTACAGGGAGGTTTGCAACAGCAGACTAGGCAGGCAAGTATTTGGCATTTACTCCACAGCAGTACTTTACagtctaaattattttttaatgttttctaataAACTCAGCACTTTAATCTTCCTAGAAACAGGTACTAGAAGTGtaactttccctctctcttccaagcAGGATCACGATCCTTGCTCCAAACATCCATCCTGTAGCCTTGGGGCCGGgcattcaggccagcctggttcttgGTTCCCCTTCTCGATCGATTCTTCTGACAGTTAGCTAGTGTCAGGAGACCTGAGACAGGGCTGGGGGCCCAGACGTGGTCTGCCCATTACTGCATCTAAGGAGCATCTACTTGGGTGGGTTCGGGAACAGCCCTAAGAATGAGCTCTCTAAGTCCACCTTCAACGGTCCTGGATGAAGGGGAACAGATGGCGCAGAAGGCCTTTGCCCGGTCCTCCCTGATTGCCTGAAgccttgttcttcttcttcttcttcttcttcttctctttggcTGGCTGAGCCGCCTCTTTGCATTGTGTTCCCATGGACTTGAGATGCAACACACTTGGGGAGCGGCTCAGTGACCACTCAGTGGTGGTGCTGCTGTCGTTATAGGCATTGTCGCGCTCTTTGTCGCGTGCTATCTCCCATTCTTCGGCGCCGGACAGCTCCCGCAGGCTCTGAGAAGCATCGGGCCGCAAATAGTGACAAGGCCGGTGGCCACTGTGATCGCGGCGCGTGGGGTCAGCCCCCAGGGCTCCCACCAGCACCTTGATGACCATATCGTGGCCCTGCAGAGCCGCCAGGTGGAGCGGTGTGAGGCCACCGCTGCCCGGGGCGCTCACATCAAGTGGCAGTCCCCGGCGCCGGGCAAAATCATGCAACAGAATAAGCTCCTCGTGGCGCCCGTGCTTTGCCAGCCAGTGCAGCACGCTGTAGCCCGTGATCGGGTCGTCCCGCATCAGCAAGCTGGGCTCAGCCTCCAGCAACTCCAACAACACCTCAAGACGGCCCTCAGCGGCTGCCAGAATCCACTCGTGCTCCCGCGGCTCCAGGCACACTCGGCTGCTGCCCTGTCCGCTAGAGCGGCGGGACCCAGGCGCAGCCGGCTCCAAGTTCTCCTTGGAGAGCCACTCGGCGGGAGCCGCCCCCTGCAGCCCCAACAGTTCTCGCAGCGCCCCCCTCCTGCGTGTCCCGCTTGTCCCAGCCACCTCCAGGGTACTGTGGAAGATCGGTTCCCGGGACAGGGTGGCAGTGTCTGCGACGGCTTTGCTCTTGTACCTGCCAAGGCTACAGATGTCCGTTCTATTAGAGCCGATCTGCAGGGTGCTGGGCACGTTCAACTTGCCTGGCTCGTCTGAGGCCTTGGGCAGCGGGTTCGTGTCTCTTTGGGGCTGGGCCATGATCTTCTAGCTGCCGCCCTGGTGACTCCAATGACTAGCGTTCGTTGGCCTTCCAAAGGCCCCACCGGGAGAGGAACTGGTGCTGGCGGTGGGGAAGGAAGCGTCTTGAGCAACTGGGCTCcgagggagggagtgaagaaggggaggagaaggaccAGTGGGAGGGAGCAAGCCGGGGGAGGGTGCCTTTGTGGGCGGTGGGGGGGCGTGGAGGGGTGGGCGGTTCAGTAGTGTCCCCAGGACCAGCCAGGCTTCTGTATGCTGGGTACCACTACTCCTTGAGCGAGCGCGAGCGCAGCGACCTCAGGACTCAACCGGCTCCACCCCAAGAAGGCCAGGTGAGCGGTAGCCAGGCCTCCTCCTGCACCTGGCGAACAACCGGGGAATGGGGGTTGGGGCCGGTATGTGGTGCTCTGGTCACCCGGGTTCTCAGCatcccagcagctgctggagtgAAGAGGCCGGCCTAAGTTGCTTCTTCGCGTATGGGCTGAGCTGGGCTTCCTAGTCACAGTCTTCAGGAGCCAGATCTTGGAGCTTCTTCGGCGATCGCTCTCTACCTTCGCTTCCTTTACTCTTATCTCTTCAAGAATCTTCCTGCACTTTGTCCCCGTGCGCCTTCTCCCCAAGCCTTCGGGGAGGCAGCCTGGCCTCTCCGTGTGACTCAGGCTCCTCTGCCCTGCCCTTTCTGTAACCTTGACCTTCTACGCGGCAGCGTTGGAGTGCTGTCGGGGATTCCTGCTCAGAAACTTGAGACCTGCGAGGAGAGGTATTTCCCAGAATACAGCCTTCTCCCTTCATTACTTCTCTGGGCTGGCCTGAAAACGCAGCTGCAGGTAAATCTGAGCCAGCTCCACAGAGACACGGCTGTACTCTTTACAGTCATCAAACTTTGCCAATGTCAGTAAACAGTagcttctattcttttttttaagatctatttatttattatggatacagtgttctgtctgcatgtatgcctgcaggccagaagagggcgccagatctcattacagatggttgtgagccaccatgtggttgctgggaattgaactcaggacctctggaagaacaatcattgttcttcacctctgagccatctctaca is a window of Arvicola amphibius chromosome X, mArvAmp1.2, whole genome shotgun sequence DNA encoding:
- the Sowahd gene encoding ankyrin repeat domain-containing protein SOWAHD, with the protein product MAQPQRDTNPLPKASDEPGKLNVPSTLQIGSNRTDICSLGRYKSKAVADTATLSREPIFHSTLEVAGTSGTRRRGALRELLGLQGAAPAEWLSKENLEPAAPGSRRSSGQGSSRVCLEPREHEWILAAAEGRLEVLLELLEAEPSLLMRDDPITGYSVLHWLAKHGRHEELILLHDFARRRGLPLDVSAPGSGGLTPLHLAALQGHDMVIKVLVGALGADPTRRDHSGHRPCHYLRPDASQSLRELSGAEEWEIARDKERDNAYNDSSTTTEWSLSRSPSVLHLKSMGTQCKEAAQPAKEKKKKKKKKNKASGNQGGPGKGLLRHLFPFIQDR